One window from the genome of Amaranthus tricolor cultivar Red isolate AtriRed21 chromosome 9, ASM2621246v1, whole genome shotgun sequence encodes:
- the LOC130823427 gene encoding LOW QUALITY PROTEIN: ABC transporter C family member 2 (The sequence of the model RefSeq protein was modified relative to this genomic sequence to represent the inferred CDS: inserted 2 bases in 1 codon): MSSITLSIIFVYIDIPSKAPPVIKSNRPPPGWPSSGSIKFQDVVLRYRPELPPVLHSVSFLVXPSDKVGIVGRTGAGKSSMFNALFRIVELERGMISIDDCDVAKFGLTDLHKVLGIIPQAPVLFSEDFDEHNDADLWEALEREPI, encoded by the exons ACCCTTAGtattatatttgtatatatcgATATACCGTCTAAGGCACCTCCAGTTATCAAAAGCAATCGCCCTCCTCCTGGTTGGCCTTCATCGGGGTCCATCAAGTTTCAGGATGTGGTTTTACGTTATCGACCTGAACTTCCCCCTGTCCTTCACAGTGTCTCCTTTCTAGT CCCAAGTGACAAGGTCGGAATTGTTGGACGAACTGGAGCAGGGAAATCAAGCATGTTTAATGCATTGTTCCGTATTGTAGAACTTGAGCGCGGGATGATATCTATTGATGACTGTGATGTGGCCAAATTTGGACTTACTGATCTGCATAAAGTTCTCGGAATCATACCTCAAGCACCTGTTTTGTTTTCAG AGGATTTCGATGAACACAATGATGCTGATCTATGGGAAGCTTTAGAGAGAGAGCCCATTTGA